The Erythrobacter sp. JK5 genome includes a region encoding these proteins:
- the ggt gene encoding gamma-glutamyltransferase, translating into MKHTYLIGLALALSLAGCKAYGAPDGAPPSPSQATSIGAVSSADPRATAAGEAILAKGGSATDAAIAVMLALTVVEPQSSGIGGGGFMVRSDGDSIVTIDGRETAPAAATGTRFLDGKGERLPREISVTSGLSVGVPGNIALAAKAHDRYGKLEWSELFEPAIGLARDGFVMNRRLHESLSDQKGRADRSAEARRIFFGPDGNALPVGALVRNPEFADTLADLAESGPQAMYDRNAASLARYIAEETPQGGRMSATDITGYTAKDRDPVCVRYRVYKVCGMGPPSSGGVAVGQMLAQLERFDLAALGPDSAEFWHLFLESQRIAYADRELYLADDDFVTVPVAGLLDPDYLASRSVLIDPATALAEATPGTPPGAPLALADGDEPQESGTTHFSVVDAEGNAVSYTSTIEGAFGSGLFFGGFYLNNELTDFSFSPDAQGSPVANRVEGGKRPRSSMAPTIVFDEQGEIVLVIGAAGGPTIPVQVARSIIGVLDFGMGAQEALGLPFIMAFGPTVVIEQGTALEAMQPQLQALGHERIRPSSPPLKANALLRKPDGSWEVATDPRIAPLLVYE; encoded by the coding sequence ATGAAGCACACCTATCTGATCGGCCTCGCGCTCGCCCTCTCGCTCGCTGGCTGCAAGGCCTATGGCGCCCCCGACGGCGCCCCGCCCTCCCCATCGCAAGCGACCTCGATCGGCGCGGTCAGCAGCGCCGATCCGCGCGCGACCGCCGCAGGCGAGGCAATCCTCGCCAAGGGTGGGTCGGCGACCGACGCGGCGATCGCGGTGATGCTGGCGCTGACGGTGGTCGAGCCGCAGAGCTCGGGCATCGGCGGGGGCGGTTTCATGGTGCGCTCCGACGGCGACAGCATCGTGACGATAGACGGGCGCGAGACCGCTCCGGCGGCGGCGACCGGTACGCGTTTCCTCGATGGCAAGGGCGAGCGTCTGCCGCGCGAGATCAGCGTCACGTCCGGCCTCAGCGTCGGGGTCCCGGGCAACATCGCGCTCGCCGCCAAGGCCCATGACCGGTACGGCAAACTCGAATGGTCGGAACTGTTCGAACCGGCCATCGGGCTGGCGCGCGACGGGTTCGTGATGAACCGCCGGCTGCACGAATCGCTGTCCGACCAGAAAGGCCGCGCCGACCGCAGCGCGGAAGCGCGCCGGATCTTCTTCGGCCCGGATGGCAATGCGCTGCCGGTCGGTGCGCTGGTCCGCAACCCCGAATTCGCCGACACGCTCGCGGACCTCGCCGAAAGCGGCCCGCAGGCCATGTACGATCGCAATGCCGCCAGCCTCGCGCGCTATATCGCCGAAGAGACGCCGCAGGGCGGGCGGATGAGCGCCACCGACATCACCGGCTATACCGCCAAGGATCGCGATCCGGTGTGCGTACGTTACCGTGTCTACAAGGTGTGCGGCATGGGGCCGCCATCGTCGGGCGGCGTCGCCGTGGGCCAGATGCTCGCCCAGCTCGAGCGCTTCGACCTCGCCGCGCTCGGGCCGGACAGCGCCGAATTCTGGCACCTGTTTCTCGAATCGCAGCGCATCGCTTACGCCGACCGCGAGCTCTACCTCGCCGATGACGATTTCGTGACCGTGCCGGTCGCCGGACTGCTCGATCCGGACTATCTTGCGAGCCGCAGCGTGCTGATCGATCCAGCCACAGCGCTGGCGGAGGCAACGCCCGGCACGCCGCCCGGAGCGCCGCTGGCGCTGGCCGATGGCGACGAACCGCAGGAAAGCGGCACCACGCATTTCTCGGTCGTCGATGCCGAAGGCAACGCGGTGAGTTACACCTCCACGATCGAGGGTGCATTCGGTTCGGGGCTGTTCTTCGGCGGGTTCTACCTCAACAACGAGCTGACCGATTTCAGTTTCAGCCCCGACGCCCAAGGCAGTCCGGTCGCCAACCGGGTCGAGGGCGGAAAGCGCCCGCGCAGCTCGATGGCGCCCACCATCGTGTTCGACGAGCAGGGAGAGATCGTCCTCGTAATCGGGGCAGCGGGCGGACCGACGATCCCGGTTCAGGTCGCGCGCTCGATCATCGGTGTGCTCGATTTCGGCATGGGTGCGCAGGAGGCGCTCGGATTGCCGTTCATCATGGCTTTCGGCCCGACCGTGGTGATCGAGCAGGGCACCGCTCTCGAGGCGATGCAGCCGCAGCTCCAGGCGCTGGGCCATGAGCGGATCCGTCCATCCTCCCCGCCGCTCAAGGCCAACGCGCTGCTGCGCAAGCCGGACGGAAGCTGGGAAGTGGCGACCGATCCGCGCATCGCGCCGCTGCTCGTCTACGAGTAA
- a CDS encoding long-chain fatty acid--CoA ligase produces MPVVNPADDPHLQDIDAANNLIELFLKRADEKGETPFLGRKQDGEWRTQSWREVADQVCLLAESLRRIGLKDGERVALVSENRPEWCIADLAIMAAGCISVPTYTTNTQRDHAHILDNSGARAVIVSNEKLLGPLVGAIGQTGIVDHVIGIEDLHRKQAGSFEYHGWDALIQGDAAAARKAVDERISHISRDDTACLIYTSGTGGAPRGVKQHHGSILCNVAGAAEILITDFGITDERFLSFLPLSHAYEHTGGQYLPISVGAEIYYSEGLEKLASNIEEVRPTIMVVVPRLFEVLRTRIMKQVEKQGKVANFLMDKALKIADHATEGKTRTRHKPLNFLVEKTLRPKIRQKFGGRVKAMVSGGAPLNPEVGNFFEAMGLTMLQGYGQTEAGPVISCNRPRVGLKMDTVGPPMRGVEIRIAEDGEILCRGELVMHGYWRNDAETARTIQDGWLHTGDIGHLDDKGRIVITDRKKDMIVNDKGDNVAPQKIEGMLTLQPEVAQAMVSGDKRPYVVGLIVPDAEWALEWSRANGEKFDMKALQDLPAFKKAVREAVDRTNTDLSVIEKVRKFEFADEAFTIENEEMTPSMKIRRHKIRDRYRERIDGMY; encoded by the coding sequence ATGCCGGTGGTCAACCCCGCCGACGACCCGCACCTGCAGGACATCGACGCCGCCAACAACCTCATCGAACTGTTCCTGAAGCGCGCCGACGAAAAGGGCGAGACGCCGTTTCTGGGCCGCAAGCAAGACGGCGAGTGGCGCACCCAGAGCTGGCGCGAGGTCGCCGACCAGGTGTGCCTGCTGGCGGAAAGCCTGCGCCGCATCGGCCTCAAGGATGGCGAGCGAGTCGCGCTCGTGTCCGAAAATCGCCCGGAATGGTGCATTGCCGATCTCGCGATCATGGCGGCGGGGTGCATCTCCGTGCCGACCTACACCACCAATACCCAGCGCGATCACGCGCACATCCTCGACAATTCGGGCGCGCGCGCGGTGATCGTCTCGAACGAGAAACTGCTCGGCCCGCTGGTCGGCGCGATCGGGCAGACGGGAATCGTCGATCACGTGATCGGGATCGAAGACCTGCACCGCAAACAGGCCGGGAGCTTCGAGTATCACGGGTGGGACGCGTTGATCCAGGGCGACGCTGCGGCAGCGCGCAAGGCGGTCGACGAGCGAATCTCGCATATCTCCCGCGACGACACCGCCTGCCTGATCTACACCAGCGGCACCGGCGGCGCGCCGCGCGGGGTCAAGCAGCATCACGGATCGATCCTGTGCAATGTCGCGGGCGCAGCGGAAATCCTCATTACCGATTTCGGAATTACCGACGAACGTTTCCTGTCGTTCCTGCCGCTCTCTCACGCTTACGAACACACCGGCGGGCAATATCTGCCGATCTCGGTCGGGGCGGAGATTTACTACTCCGAAGGTCTCGAAAAGCTCGCCTCGAACATCGAGGAAGTCCGCCCGACCATCATGGTCGTCGTCCCGCGCCTGTTCGAGGTGCTGCGCACCCGGATCATGAAGCAAGTCGAAAAACAGGGCAAAGTCGCCAACTTCCTGATGGACAAGGCGCTGAAGATCGCAGATCACGCAACCGAGGGCAAGACCCGCACCCGACACAAGCCTCTGAATTTCCTGGTCGAAAAGACCCTCCGCCCGAAAATCCGGCAGAAATTCGGCGGACGGGTGAAGGCAATGGTTTCGGGCGGCGCGCCGCTCAACCCCGAAGTCGGCAATTTCTTCGAGGCGATGGGGCTGACGATGCTGCAGGGTTACGGCCAGACCGAGGCCGGGCCGGTGATCAGCTGCAACCGCCCGCGCGTCGGCCTCAAGATGGACACGGTCGGCCCGCCGATGCGCGGCGTGGAAATCAGGATCGCCGAGGATGGCGAAATCCTGTGCCGCGGCGAGCTGGTGATGCACGGCTACTGGCGCAACGACGCCGAAACCGCGCGCACGATCCAGGACGGCTGGCTCCATACCGGCGATATCGGGCACCTCGACGACAAGGGCCGGATCGTCATCACCGATCGCAAGAAGGACATGATCGTCAACGACAAGGGCGACAATGTCGCACCGCAGAAGATCGAGGGGATGCTGACGCTGCAGCCCGAGGTCGCGCAGGCGATGGTGAGCGGCGACAAGCGGCCCTACGTGGTCGGGCTGATCGTGCCGGATGCCGAGTGGGCGCTCGAATGGTCTCGCGCCAATGGCGAGAAGTTCGACATGAAGGCGCTGCAGGATCTGCCCGCCTTCAAGAAGGCGGTGCGCGAAGCGGTCGACCGCACCAACACCGACCTGTCGGTGATCGAAAAGGTCCGCAAGTTCGAATTCGCGGACGAGGCCTTCACGATCGAGAACGAGGAAATGACGCCGAGCATGAAGATTCGGCGGCACAAGATCCGCGATCGCTATCGGGAGCGGATCGACGGGATGTATTGA